GATATTGTTGAACAGCACGGCGGTATTGTGAAAAGCATCGGTGTGCTGGTCGACCGCAGCGGCGGCAAGGCGCAGTTTAACTATCCGCTGGTCAGCCTGCTGAACATTGAACCGGTGACGTGGGAGCCGGCGGAGTGTCCGCTGTGCAAACAGGGACAGCCGCTGATTCATCCCGGAAGTTAATATAATATTGTATCTTTATTTAATTTTCTTGTTCAAATTATCTTGATTCAACGCACTAAATTTTCTGACAGAATTCCCAGTGAGTAACTTCACACTTGAAAGCATCCTATGATGGTGTAACTTTTATATGTAACACTAGTTCAAGAAATTCTATTGGGGGATTTGTTAGAAAAGCCGATCTCTGATATTCATAGGACAAATAGATGAAACGTCGAAAAGAACTTTTTTTCTTAACGTTTGAGGAAGCCAAAGCCGCTGCAAAAAAAAACCGCAGCTATCTAGTTCGTTCTCCTGACCGGTCTGGATGGTTCGTCGGAGTACGGATATGGTCGGAACCTATATCTAAGTCCGACTCTCGTACAAAAGAAGATGATTCCCTGGAATATGCCGATCAACCACCGATTCCTGGGACTTGGGAGTATTTTAAGCAGGACGTTGGACCAGACCCATCTGTCAATGTGTGGGGTGTTCCCGGAGAGGAATACACTGAAGACTGGAGCGATTGTTTTGATGACATGGAGCCGGGATAAGCGGGCAACGATCAAGTGGAAAAGTATTTTTTAAATTAACCGTAGAAATGGCTGTTGGGTTTGCAACGTCACCTTTTAGATCTCTTGGGTCTGATTGAACCGGTGACGTGGGAGCCGGCGGAGTGTCCGCTGTGCAAACAGGGACAGCCGCTGATTCATCCCGGAAGTTAATTGCGATTTTCTGTTGTCGTGCCCGCTGCAACGCCGTACACTCCTCCCTCAATTTTGTTCTTGAAATCTGAAGGAGAGAATATGGCGCATCCGCTCGAAGCACTGCTGGTCCTGCAGGAAAAGGATCGTAAAACTGCCCGTCTCCGCCGCGAAGTACGAGACATTCCGATTCGAAAATCGGACATTGAAAAACAGCTCGAAGGTGCAAAAGCCAGACTCGAATCCGCCAAAGAAGAGCTGAAACGACTGACTGCCGAACTGCATCAGATTGAAGTTGACGCTGCCTCCCGGCGCGAAAAAATCACGAAATATAAGCAACAGCAGATGGAAGCCAAGAATAATGAGCAGTATCGTGCGCTGCTCAGTCAGGTAGCCGTTGAGGAACAGGAGATCTCTGTACTGGAAGACCGCGCGATCGGACTCATGGAGCAGAACGAAACGGCCAAAGCCGCCGTAGCCGAACGCGAAGCGGAGCTGAAACAAGAGGAAGCCGGTGTCGCAGAAGAGATTGAGATGCTCGAGGAGCGGTTAAAAGAGGTTGAAGCAGAGATTGCTGAACGGATCAATGACCGCAAACATTTTGCCGCCGGGATAAACAACCCGCCGCTGCTTGCCCGGTATAACCGCATTCTTACCAATAAAGGTGATTTTGCCGTCGTCGAAGTGGATAAAGACTATTGTACCGGCTGCCATATGAAACTGCCGCCGCAGATCATCAACGATGCACTGAATCCCGCCAAGCTGGTTGCCTGCAGTTATTGCGGACGTATGCTGATTAACCGGCGCTGAAAAATTTCAGCGCTTTAATTTTTTCCGGTATTCGCGACCTTTGGCGATAATTTCTTCTTCGCCGGCAACATGCCGGCGCTGCATCAAAATTTTTCCGTTGCAAATCACCGTGTCAATACAGCTGCTGCCGGCACTGTAGACCATATCGTCGATCAGATGATATCCCGGCGCGAGCCGTTCGTTATTCAAATCAGCCAGCATGCAATCGGCGAGTGCGCCTTCGGCAATGCGTCCGCTGTCGAGTCCGAAAATTCCGGCGCCGGCGCGGGTTCCGGCGTACCACGCGTCCTGTGCGTTCAGCGCAGTGGGATTGCCCGTAAAATGTTTTTCAAGCAGCGCCGCCGTCTTTATTTCGGCGCGCATATCCAACGAGTTATTCGATGAGCATCCGTCGGTTCCGATAGCAATCCGGATGCCGGCGCGCACTGCATCGGAAAACCGGAATTTGCCCGATGCAAGTTTCATGTTTGAAACAGGACAGTGCAACGCTTTCACACCGCGCGCAGCCAGCAGATCCATTTCCGCCGGCAACAGCCAGATGCAGTGCGCCGCTGTCATGCGCGGTGAGAGAACGCCGATGGAGTCCAGATATTCCGGCGGGCGCATGCCGGTGTGCACCATACAATCCCGCACCTCTTTTTCAGTTTCGGACAGATGCGTATGAATCGGCAGGTCGTTTTCTCCGGCAAATTCGGCGCACCAGCGCAGCAGTTTTTTTGATGCGGTGTAGATGGCATGCGGGCCGAGCTGAAAAATAATGCGGTCGCTGTACTGCCGGTGCTCTTCATACAGCCGGCGCACCAGCGCAATTGCCTCTGCGGTTTTTTGCGGATTGCCGGCGTCAATTAATACATTCGACAGTGCGGCGCGCAGGCCCATCTCTTCCACCGCGCGCGCCGTGCCGTGAAAATACCAGTACATATCATTAAAAAATGTCGTGCCGGATTTAATCATTTCCAGACACGCCAGCCGTGCGCCGTTGTAAATATCCTCTTCCGTCAGCGTTGCTTCGAGCGGCCAGATATACTCATTCAGCCAGGTAAACAGCTCGAGATCGTCGGCGTAACTGCGCATCAGCGTCATTGCTGCGTGCGTGTGCGCGTTGTGGAACGTCGGCAGAATTGCAAAGCCGCGGCCGTCAATAACTGTACCGGCTGACATACCGGCGCACGCGCCGATTGTTTTAAACCGGCAGCCGTCAATCAATACATCCACCGGCGCGCCGTCCAACTCAACCTGCTGAATCAGAATGCTCATTTTTTCTTTGTCTTATAAGAAAACGTAGGTTTTTCTGCCAGAACGGGTGAGTCAAAATTCCGCTCAAACGTTATTTTTAAATCTGCATTCAATGCCTGTGCAACGCGCCGCAGCATGCTCAGAGAATGTCCCTTATATGCCGGTGATTCCAACCGGCTGATTTGCTGCTGTGATGTGTGCAGCATTTCCGCCAATTCGGCTTGAGAAAGTCCGGCTTCTTCTCTCAGTTCAGCAATTTGAAGCGCGACATCCCACGCTTCACCGGCACGTTCGAAGCGGTTGAAAAAATCTTCATCTGCTAAACGTTTGTTCAGATATGCATCAAAATTTGTTTCACGTTGTTTCATTCCGTTTGACCCAGTCTTTCCTTCGCCCGGCTGCCGTTTGCAAATCGCGTGCAGGAATCGATGTGCCTTTATTACGGATTCCGTGTACCGCGATAATTCTTTGTCCGCGCATGAAAAAATACAGAACGCGGATATTTAATTTTCCAACATGCCGCAACTCAAACAACTCATTGCCCAGCGACTTCGAAAGCGGAGGGCGGTGATATTGACAGTGACGCAATTTTGCCAACCCTGCCATCACTGCAGCAAAATCACAGGGATCGCTTATTTCCAATTCATCCAGAAATTCACGAACCGGAGTTCTTCCGTTTTCTGACACATAAAACTCTACGCTGAATTGCATACCGGTCAACATCAAATTTGATGTATTTAGTCTTGCGGACGATTTGAATTTGCGAGCAGGGCGGCGAATTCTTTTTCCGGCAGCAGGTTTTTTTCGCGGACGAGCTCCGTCAGCGTTTTGCCCGTGGCAAGACTCTCTTTTACAAGTTCTGCCACACGATCATAGCCGAGAACCGGGTTTAAAATTGTCGGCAGCCCGGCACTGCGCTCGAAGTAATTTTTACAGACCGCTTCATTCGCCGTGATTCCGCGCACGCATTTTTTGTCCAGCGCCGCGCAGACGCGGATCAGAATGTTTAACGACTTAACAATATTCACGCCGACGAGCGGCATGTGCGTATTTAATTCAAGCTGACCGGCGGCGCATCCTGCGGCTACCGCCGCATCGTTGCCGACCACCTGGAGGCAGGCCATATTCGCAGCTTCGCAAATGCCCGGATTAATTTTGCCGGGCATAATTGATGAGCCCGGTTCCACTGCCGGCAGATTAATCTCGCCGAGTCCGGTATTCGGGCCGGAGCTGATCAGACGCAGGTCGTTCACAATTTTATTAATATCCAGCGCCAGCAGTTTCAATGCGCCGGAAAATGCGCCCATATCGGAAAGGAACTGCGTAATTTCAATACCGTTCGTGGCGACGCGATATTCCTGTCCGGTGGCCTGATTCAATGCACTGATAATTTTTTCGCGAAAGGCCGCCGGGGTATTTACACCGGTGCCGATTGCGTTGCCGCCGACTCCCAGTTCAAGCAGATCCATGCACGTACATGCCACGCGCCGTTCCGCTTTACGCAACGCATGCGCCCATGCCGCAAATTCCTGTCCGAGCGTTACCGGCACCGCATCCTGCAGATGCGTGCGGCCGGCTTTCCAGACACCAGAAAATTCATCCGCTTTTTTATTCAGCGCCTCAATCAGCTCGTCCAGCGCCTGAAACAGTGCGCCGCAGCGCTGCACCGCCGCGACACGAATTGCCGACGGAAATATATTGTTCGTCGACTGGCCCCTGTTTACATCGTCGTTCGGATGAACCGTTTTGCGGTCGCCGCGCGCACCGGCAAGCGATTCCGCTGCCAGATTCGCCAGCACTTCGTTTACATTCATGTTACTGGACGTGCCGGAACCCGCCTGAAACAGATCGATTGGAAACTGATCGTCAAACCTGCCGCTCAGCACATCGCCGCACGCGCCGGCAATCGCCACTGCTTTTTCAGGTGACAGGAGACCGAGCTCCGCATTGGCCGCCGCACACGCCTGCTTCAACTGAACCATCGCGTAAATCAATTCGACAGGCAGCGGCTCGCCCGCCATATTAAAATTCGCAATCGACCGGCAGGTATGCGCGCCGTACATCGCATCGTCCGGAACCTGAAGTTCGCCGAAAGAATCTTTTTCTGTTCTCATAATACGCTGGATTTTATCCATCACCCGGTGAGATTGGAACGCAAAACAGAAAGGAAATAATTCAAACCGCGGATCAAACGGATATAAACTAATTTTTCAACCGCGAATGAACGCCAATGAACGCGAATAAAAAGGTAGGGGTGGCGCGCCGTCGTCATCCGCCGCACGAATACAAAACAGAGACTTTTAATTTTCCGACGCATGTGGTATTCTATGCCGCAATGAAAGAAGAACAGGATATTCGGTGGAAACAACGGTTCCGGAATTTTGACAGAGCATTTGTGCTTTTGCGCGGTGCGCTGGAAGAAGCGGACGTCGGCGAATTTAATCCGCTGGAGCAGGAAGGACTCGTTCAGCGGTTTGAATACACGTTCGAACTCGCGTGGAAAACCGCCAAAGATTACCTGATTGAAAATGGCGCGACATTTCTGGAAATCACTCCGCGCAGTGTAATCAAAGAGGCATTCGCCGCCGGAATTATCAAAGACGGCGATGTGTTTATGAAAATGATGCTCGACCGCAATCTGATGTCGCACTGCTACGACTTTGCAAAATTTTTAGAAGTCATCGGTCGCGTAAAAACAGATTATCTGCCGGCGCTCGGTGAACTGCACGATTTCTTTCTTGGAAAAATAATATGACCGCCGGACTGGACGAAAAAACTGCAACGTTGATCCGCACCGTTCTCAAAAAATTTCCGGCGGTTGAGCGCGCCGTGCTTTTCGGCTCACGTGCTAAAGGAATGCACGCCGCTAATTCCGACATCGACATCGCGTTTTTCGGCGAAATTGATTCACAACTGGCAGAACAAATCAGCCTCGATTTAAACGAACTCCCATTGCCGCAGAAATTCGACGTTCAACCTTATGCCGGAATAAAAAATCCGGCGCTCAAAGATCATATCGACCGCATCGGAATTACCGTTTATGAGCGGTGAAAAATTTGACCGCTGATAGAGTGGGAATATAAACGGATTTTTCAACTGCGAAAAAATATAAGTATGTAACCTTCGCGGCATTTAATTAAAACATTTGCCGAATGGGAGTATCGCCCAGCAGTTCACGTGGTCGCGTTTCGCTCTATATTAAAATTCGCAATTGATCAGTACGTATGCATACCATAGCGTTACATTTACTCGGAGAGTTTTTTTCAATTCTCACTTTCGCCCTTCTTTTCGTCAAATTGCATAATTTGTTTGAGTATGGGTTCAAAGTCTGTAAAAAGATCGGCTTTCAGTACAAATCCTAAATTTACTGGGATATCGCTATTTGATCGCGGTTCCAGTTTTGTTGGGATATTCTTAACGATAATGGTTCCTTCTACTGTATATTGTGGACCTGCGTAAATTATGCCTAGAAAATTAATCTGTCCTCCGCCTGCTATGAAAGAAGAGTTTTCAATATAAGCACCTTCATTAAAACGAAATACTGGCGAGCCATTTGATCCCGGGAAACATGCTGCATCAATAAGAAATTCTTTTTTTCCTTCATAATCTATTTGTGGATTCGTTGCGGTAACACCCTTTCGGGTAATGGGCAAATTATTTTTTGAATCCCATAACCCAATCGGATAACCAAGGAAAATAATGTCTTGTAACGTTCCCATAGTTGATGTGGTTGGCAAAAGTAATGAATCATCCAAACAAATGTAGAATGGGTTCTTTCCTTGCATTTCTGCACGTTTTATCAGAGGTGCAATAAGCATAATACAAAGATCAATGGACGTGTCCGGATGAGGAATTCACAGCGATTCAAAATTATCAAATGCTACGGAAAAATAACTGCCAATTTTGGGTAGTGAATTAGTTCCTCTTTCGGTGAGATAAAATTGCCCTTTTGTTGCACCCTTTATGACGTGTTTACATGTCACAAGAACGGGAACGTATGACCCGTTTTCGTTGTCATTAAAAAAAGAAAAGAAAAAAGCTGTGCCGGTGCCATTTTCAGTTTGAATTCTAACCGTAGTGTGAGTTAGCCGTTCAGAAATAGATAAAGGTGATTCTGCTTTTATAGCGCAATAGCTGATAATGATTAATAACTGGATAGTAAATAAATTTTTCATACATTAAATGTTGAAAGATTAAAATACTTAATTACAATTTTTATTTTTAAAAAGTTTTGTCGTATAATGAAGGGTGATATTGGTTAAATCTTTGCCGCCGAGCACGCGGGCGATTTCTTCGGTGTGGGCGTCGCCGGTGAGTCGGGGAATTTGCGTGAAGGTGCGTCCGTTGCGAACCTGTTTTGAAACGGCGAATTGGAAACTGATCGTCAAACTTACCACTTAGCGCATCGCCGTGCGCTCCCGCAATTACCACCGCGCATGCCTGCTTCAGCTGAACCATCGCATAAATTAATTTAATCAATCGCCATCGTTTTTACGGATGTCATGATTGATGCGCATGGAGCAGAATTTTTCTCCGCACATGGAGCAGTAACGCTGTTTAACTTCAAATTTTTCTCCGGGCGGCATGGACTGTTCGCGGAACCGGCGTGCGCGTTCGGGATCGAAGCACAGGTTAAACTGATCTTCCCACCGGAATTCAAACCGTGCCTTGCTGATTGCGTTATCGCGTTCCTGAGCACCGGGGATCCCTTTGGCAAGGTCGGCGGCATGTGCCGCAATTTTATGTGCGACAACTCCTTCGCGCACGTCATCTTTATCCGGCAGACCAAGGTGTTCTTTCGGCGTGACATAGCACAGCATAGCACAGCCGTACCAGCCGATGATTGCGCCGCCGATGGCACTGTTGAGATGATCGTAACCGGCGCCGAGATCGGTGACTAAGGGGCCGAGCGTATAGAACGGCGCTTCATAACAGTCGGCGAGTTCGCGTTCCATATTTTCTTTGATCAAATGCATCGGCACGTGACCGGGACCCTCAATCATCACCTGACAGCCGTGCTTCCATGCAACCTGCGCCAGCTCGCCGAGTGTTTTAAGTTCACCGAATTGCGCGGCATCGTTTGCATCGGCAAGACAGCCCGGGCGCAGTCCGTCACCGAGTGAAAATGCAATATCATACGCCCGGCAGATTTCGCAGATTTCTTCAAAGTGCGTATAGAGAAAACTCTCTTCGTTTTTTGATTGCATCCACTGCGCCATAATTGAGCCGCCGCGGCTGACAATTCCGGTCAACCGGCCGTTTGCGAGCGGAATATGCTCTCTTAAAATTCCGGCGTGTATAGTGAAATAGTCGACACCCTGCTCCGCCTGTTCAAGCAGCGTCTCTTTGTAAACGTCCCAGTTGAGCGCATCGATCGCGCCGGAAACTTTTTGCAGCGCCTGATACAGCGGCACCGTGCCAATAGGCGCCGGACAATGACGCAGAATCGCTTCACGGGTCTCATGAATCTGCTTTCCGGTGGATAAATCCATAACAGTGTCGGCACCCCAGAGAATCGCCCACTGCATTTTTTCGAGCTCTTCT
This genomic window from Kiritimatiellales bacterium contains:
- a CDS encoding helix-turn-helix transcriptional regulator translates to MKQRETNFDAYLNKRLADEDFFNRFERAGEAWDVALQIAELREEAGLSQAELAEMLHTSQQQISRLESPAYKGHSLSMLRRVAQALNADLKITFERNFDSPVLAEKPTFSYKTKKK
- a CDS encoding nucleotidyltransferase domain-containing protein; translated protein: MTAGLDEKTATLIRTVLKKFPAVERAVLFGSRAKGMHAANSDIDIAFFGEIDSQLAEQISLDLNELPLPQKFDVQPYAGIKNPALKDHIDRIGITVYER
- the thiC gene encoding phosphomethylpyrimidine synthase ThiC — its product is MKNNGYGNWFPHSRKVYVDGKITGVRVPFREIELAHTLNADGTQKSYNAPVRVYDTSGPQTGGVLPALRAPWIAAREHATQLEFARRKIITPEMEFAAIREQVAPEFVRDEVAAGRAIIPANRNHPESEPMIIGRKFRTKVNANIGNSALGSSIEEELEKMQWAILWGADTVMDLSTGKQIHETREAILRHCPAPIGTVPLYQALQKVSGAIDALNWDVYKETLLEQAEQGVDYFTIHAGILREHIPLANGRLTGIVSRGGSIMAQWMQSKNEESFLYTHFEEICEICRAYDIAFSLGDGLRPGCLADANDAAQFGELKTLGELAQVAWKHGCQVMIEGPGHVPMHLIKENMERELADCYEAPFYTLGPLVTDLGAGYDHLNSAIGGAIIGWYGCAMLCYVTPKEHLGLPDKDDVREGVVAHKIAAHAADLAKGIPGAQERDNAISKARFEFRWEDQFNLCFDPERARRFREQSMPPGEKFEVKQRYCSMCGEKFCSMRINHDIRKNDGD
- a CDS encoding nucleotidyltransferase substrate binding protein; the encoded protein is MNANKKVGVARRRHPPHEYKTETFNFPTHVVFYAAMKEEQDIRWKQRFRNFDRAFVLLRGALEEADVGEFNPLEQEGLVQRFEYTFELAWKTAKDYLIENGATFLEITPRSVIKEAFAAGIIKDGDVFMKMMLDRNLMSHCYDFAKFLEVIGRVKTDYLPALGELHDFFLGKII
- a CDS encoding amidohydrolase; amino-acid sequence: MSILIQQVELDGAPVDVLIDGCRFKTIGACAGMSAGTVIDGRGFAILPTFHNAHTHAAMTLMRSYADDLELFTWLNEYIWPLEATLTEEDIYNGARLACLEMIKSGTTFFNDMYWYFHGTARAVEEMGLRAALSNVLIDAGNPQKTAEAIALVRRLYEEHRQYSDRIIFQLGPHAIYTASKKLLRWCAEFAGENDLPIHTHLSETEKEVRDCMVHTGMRPPEYLDSIGVLSPRMTAAHCIWLLPAEMDLLAARGVKALHCPVSNMKLASGKFRFSDAVRAGIRIAIGTDGCSSNNSLDMRAEIKTAALLEKHFTGNPTALNAQDAWYAGTRAGAGIFGLDSGRIAEGALADCMLADLNNERLAPGYHLIDDMVYSAGSSCIDTVICNGKILMQRRHVAGEEEIIAKGREYRKKLKR
- a CDS encoding type II toxin-antitoxin system RelE/ParE family toxin — its product is MQFSVEFYVSENGRTPVREFLDELEISDPCDFAAVMAGLAKLRHCQYHRPPLSKSLGNELFELRHVGKLNIRVLYFFMRGQRIIAVHGIRNKGTSIPARDLQTAAGRRKDWVKRNETT
- a CDS encoding C4-type zinc ribbon domain-containing protein, with translation MAHPLEALLVLQEKDRKTARLRREVRDIPIRKSDIEKQLEGAKARLESAKEELKRLTAELHQIEVDAASRREKITKYKQQQMEAKNNEQYRALLSQVAVEEQEISVLEDRAIGLMEQNETAKAAVAEREAELKQEEAGVAEEIEMLEERLKEVEAEIAERINDRKHFAAGINNPPLLARYNRILTNKGDFAVVEVDKDYCTGCHMKLPPQIINDALNPAKLVACSYCGRMLINRR
- a CDS encoding aspartate ammonia-lyase, with protein sequence MRTEKDSFGELQVPDDAMYGAHTCRSIANFNMAGEPLPVELIYAMVQLKQACAAANAELGLLSPEKAVAIAGACGDVLSGRFDDQFPIDLFQAGSGTSSNMNVNEVLANLAAESLAGARGDRKTVHPNDDVNRGQSTNNIFPSAIRVAAVQRCGALFQALDELIEALNKKADEFSGVWKAGRTHLQDAVPVTLGQEFAAWAHALRKAERRVACTCMDLLELGVGGNAIGTGVNTPAAFREKIISALNQATGQEYRVATNGIEITQFLSDMGAFSGALKLLALDINKIVNDLRLISSGPNTGLGEINLPAVEPGSSIMPGKINPGICEAANMACLQVVGNDAAVAAGCAAGQLELNTHMPLVGVNIVKSLNILIRVCAALDKKCVRGITANEAVCKNYFERSAGLPTILNPVLGYDRVAELVKESLATGKTLTELVREKNLLPEKEFAALLANSNRPQD